One Streptomyces sp. NBC_00440 DNA window includes the following coding sequences:
- a CDS encoding GNAT family N-acetyltransferase produces MNNGNVLLRRAGHADARAAAGVWLRSYAAGLPTVRCAHDEAEVQDWFSGVLVPQYETWVAVTGDSVVGLLVLNGEELKQLYLEPQWRGRGLGDRFMLLAKWQQPDGLSLWTFQVNAPAQRFYQRHGFEEVERTDGQRNDEREPDVRYVWQPHT; encoded by the coding sequence ATGAACAACGGCAATGTTCTTCTCCGCCGCGCCGGCCACGCCGACGCACGCGCCGCGGCCGGTGTGTGGTTGCGCTCCTACGCCGCCGGCCTGCCGACCGTGCGCTGTGCGCACGACGAAGCTGAGGTGCAGGACTGGTTCTCCGGCGTTCTCGTGCCGCAGTACGAGACCTGGGTGGCCGTCACAGGGGACAGCGTGGTGGGGCTCCTGGTGCTCAACGGTGAGGAGCTGAAGCAGCTCTACCTCGAACCGCAATGGCGCGGACGGGGCCTCGGCGACCGGTTCATGCTCCTGGCCAAGTGGCAGCAGCCGGACGGCCTGTCGCTGTGGACGTTCCAGGTCAACGCGCCGGCCCAGCGCTTCTACCAGCGACATGGTTTCGAGGAGGTCGAGCGGACTGACGGGCAGCGCAACGACGAGCGCGAGCCGGACGTCCGCTACGTCTGGCAGCCGCATACATAG
- a CDS encoding UDP-glucose dehydrogenase family protein translates to MRVSVIGCGHLGIPHAAAMAELGHEVIGVDVDQARVDRLSAGECPIYEIGLPELLAHHTQSGRLRFTTDIREAADFAELHFIGVGTPIDADGRSYDTAQVFGAIRTLAPHLDRACTIVGKSTVSVGTTSQVTALVQRLAPAGEQVDVCWNPEFLREGHAVEDTLCPDRLIAGLTTAEAEKAIRAVYAPILDAGVPIFVTDPQTAELAKGAANTFLGLKISYINAVADMCEAAGGDVSQIVDILGIDPRIGSAGMRPGIGYGGGCLPKDIRAFTASAGQLGASQAATLLRAAEEINENRTYVALGLITRALGERPIRGTRVTVWGAAFKPGTNDVRESPALSLAQALQQAGATVTIHDPQAVATAMVRSPEFDYTDDLPTSLDGADVIVLATEWPEYRQADPQALGNRPATPLLVDCRTTLDPEPWRAAGWTVHQLGRPGK, encoded by the coding sequence ATGCGCGTTTCTGTAATCGGCTGCGGTCACCTCGGGATCCCGCATGCTGCGGCGATGGCGGAGCTGGGCCATGAGGTCATCGGCGTTGACGTTGACCAGGCCCGGGTCGATCGACTCAGCGCCGGCGAGTGCCCCATTTACGAGATCGGCCTGCCGGAACTCCTTGCCCACCACACCCAGAGCGGACGTCTGCGCTTCACCACAGACATCCGCGAGGCTGCGGACTTCGCTGAGCTGCACTTCATCGGTGTCGGCACCCCCATCGATGCTGACGGCCGCTCCTACGACACCGCACAGGTCTTCGGCGCGATCCGCACGCTTGCCCCCCACCTCGACCGGGCGTGCACGATCGTCGGGAAGTCGACCGTCAGCGTGGGCACCACCAGCCAGGTCACTGCCCTCGTCCAGCGCCTGGCCCCCGCCGGCGAGCAGGTCGACGTCTGCTGGAATCCGGAGTTCCTGCGCGAAGGGCACGCGGTCGAAGACACTCTTTGCCCCGACCGACTCATCGCCGGACTCACCACCGCAGAGGCCGAGAAGGCGATCCGCGCGGTCTACGCCCCCATCCTCGACGCCGGTGTCCCGATCTTCGTCACCGACCCGCAGACCGCCGAGCTGGCCAAGGGCGCCGCGAACACCTTCCTCGGTCTCAAAATCTCGTACATCAACGCCGTCGCTGACATGTGCGAGGCCGCGGGCGGCGACGTCTCCCAGATCGTGGACATCCTGGGCATCGATCCCCGGATCGGCAGCGCCGGCATGAGGCCCGGCATCGGCTACGGCGGCGGCTGCCTCCCCAAGGACATCAGAGCCTTCACCGCCTCCGCGGGGCAGCTCGGCGCCAGCCAGGCCGCCACCCTGCTGCGCGCCGCCGAGGAGATCAACGAGAACCGCACTTACGTTGCCCTGGGCCTCATCACCCGCGCCCTGGGCGAACGCCCCATCAGGGGCACCCGGGTCACTGTGTGGGGCGCAGCGTTCAAGCCTGGCACGAACGACGTCCGTGAATCCCCGGCTCTCTCCCTTGCCCAGGCACTCCAGCAGGCTGGCGCCACCGTCACCATTCACGACCCTCAGGCGGTGGCCACCGCTATGGTCCGCAGCCCCGAGTTCGACTACACGGACGACCTGCCCACCTCCCTCGACGGCGCCGACGTCATCGTCCTGGCCACCGAGTGGCCCGAGTACCGGCAGGCAGACCCCCAGGCTCTCGGGAACCGCCCGGCCACCCCCCTGCTCGTCGACTGCCGCACCACCCTCGATCCCGAGCCGTGGCGCGCGGCGGGCTGGACCGTGCACCAGCTCGGACGCCCCGGGAAGTAG
- a CDS encoding aminotransferase class III-fold pyridoxal phosphate-dependent enzyme, which translates to MLRRQRGGDAHGVHARINEWHPESGTPRLRAEGASLASRHWEGCEPDMVILSKGLGAGYTAVGAVLVSPEIAPWIRHADADPLPAMGTMAAHPLMAAACLGVLDELDAIDMPAFTARGERLGEAMRSLNGVGPVKDVRGLGFLYGVEVVPGKLWHVMKAIEERGVFFYPFTGAGAPQSEGLVVAPPLISTDDDIAFLVNALSNALDAVG; encoded by the coding sequence TTGCTCCGAAGACAGCGAGGAGGAGACGCTCACGGGGTTCATGCGCGGATCAACGAGTGGCACCCCGAATCGGGCACTCCTCGCCTCCGGGCGGAAGGGGCGTCCCTCGCCAGCCGTCACTGGGAAGGCTGCGAGCCCGACATGGTGATCCTGTCCAAGGGACTGGGGGCCGGGTACACGGCCGTGGGCGCGGTGCTGGTGTCACCCGAGATCGCTCCGTGGATCCGGCACGCGGACGCCGACCCGCTGCCCGCGATGGGCACTATGGCCGCACACCCGCTGATGGCAGCCGCGTGCCTGGGCGTCCTCGATGAACTGGACGCGATCGACATGCCCGCCTTCACGGCGCGTGGGGAACGCCTGGGGGAGGCCATGAGGTCCTTGAACGGCGTCGGGCCGGTCAAGGACGTACGCGGGCTGGGCTTCCTCTACGGAGTGGAAGTCGTCCCTGGAAAGCTCTGGCACGTGATGAAGGCGATCGAGGAACGCGGGGTGTTTTTCTACCCGTTCACCGGAGCCGGAGCGCCCCAGAGCGAAGGGCTGGTCGTCGCGCCTCCGCTGATATCTACGGACGACGACATCGCGTTCCTGGTCAACGCCCTGTCCAATGCGCTGGATGCCGTCGGCTGA
- a CDS encoding MerR family transcriptional regulator, which produces MFTIGDFARHGRVSVRMLRHYDAVGLLRPAHVDPSSGYRYYQATQFARLNRVIALKDLGFTLDQVRAILDEDVSTEELRGMLRLRRAELESAAAEAAARMARVETRLRTIESEGTMPPDDIVVTSLPPIRVAELTGIAASFEPQDIGPVVGPLFDELCCRLDDAGTTPVGPGLARYEEAPGEDPITVRAGIPVAGEAGGLPIVEVPGIPLAATIIHHGPMDGVLPTAHALAHWIAAHGYRPIGLAREVSLDCPDDTTAWVTELQQPIIAV; this is translated from the coding sequence ATGTTCACCATCGGAGACTTCGCCAGGCATGGCCGCGTGTCGGTCCGCATGCTGCGCCATTACGACGCCGTCGGGCTACTGCGCCCGGCCCACGTCGACCCGTCCAGCGGCTACCGCTATTACCAGGCCACCCAGTTCGCCCGGCTCAACCGCGTCATCGCCCTCAAGGACCTGGGGTTCACCCTGGACCAGGTCCGGGCGATCCTCGACGAGGACGTCAGCACCGAGGAGCTCCGCGGCATGCTGCGGCTGCGCCGGGCAGAGCTGGAATCTGCCGCCGCCGAGGCGGCGGCACGAATGGCCCGGGTCGAGACAAGGCTCCGGACGATCGAAAGCGAGGGCACCATGCCTCCCGACGACATTGTCGTCACCTCCCTTCCCCCGATCCGGGTAGCCGAGCTGACCGGCATCGCAGCGAGCTTCGAACCACAAGATATTGGGCCGGTCGTCGGCCCACTCTTCGACGAACTGTGCTGCCGACTCGATGACGCGGGCACCACCCCGGTCGGCCCCGGCCTTGCCCGCTATGAGGAAGCACCCGGCGAGGACCCGATCACTGTGCGGGCCGGGATACCGGTGGCCGGAGAGGCAGGTGGCCTCCCGATAGTTGAGGTGCCCGGCATTCCGCTGGCGGCCACGATCATCCACCACGGGCCGATGGACGGCGTCCTGCCCACCGCGCACGCGCTCGCCCACTGGATCGCCGCTCACGGTTACCGCCCCATCGGGCTTGCCCGCGAGGTCTCCCTGGACTGCCCCGACGACACCACCGCATGGGTGACAGAGCTTCAGCAGCCCATCATCGCCGTCTGA
- a CDS encoding ATP-dependent DNA ligase, with protein MLARPVETMPDGRDLQLDAKWDGFRVIVFARSGAPYLQARRGSDLGAAFPEITREVALLAERGTVVLDAELVVQEGGRLDFGLLQSRARRRGRAAAEAARHNPAHVVVFDVLQIGDEVLLQRSLRERRALLKDLFAHRALGPPWTLCPATTDPQLAREWLSPAWAAVGVEGATPTPRSRPPPGTSRPFIRPVACRNQSCRVAPERPCELRSLCVVGQK; from the coding sequence ATGCTGGCCCGCCCCGTCGAGACGATGCCCGACGGTCGTGATCTTCAGCTCGATGCCAAGTGGGACGGCTTCCGGGTGATCGTGTTCGCCCGGTCCGGTGCGCCGTATCTCCAGGCCCGCAGGGGTTCGGATCTGGGTGCCGCCTTCCCCGAGATCACACGGGAGGTCGCTCTGCTCGCTGAGCGCGGCACCGTGGTACTTGACGCCGAGCTGGTCGTCCAGGAGGGCGGCCGACTGGACTTCGGATTGCTGCAGTCCCGGGCCCGGCGCCGGGGACGTGCAGCGGCAGAAGCAGCCCGGCACAATCCGGCTCACGTTGTCGTCTTCGACGTGCTGCAGATCGGCGACGAAGTGCTTCTCCAGCGTTCTCTGCGGGAACGCAGGGCACTTCTGAAAGACCTGTTCGCGCATCGGGCGCTCGGGCCGCCGTGGACACTGTGTCCCGCCACCACAGATCCCCAGCTGGCGCGCGAGTGGCTGAGTCCCGCCTGGGCCGCGGTCGGAGTGGAAGGCGCCACCCCAACTCCACGTTCGCGCCCTCCACCTGGCACGTCCCGGCCGTTCATTAGGCCAGTCGCCTGTCGGAATCAAAGTTGTCGTGTTGCTCCGGAGCGTCCTTGCGAGCTCCGGAGTTTATGTGTCGTAGGCCAGAAATAG
- a CDS encoding MarR family winged helix-turn-helix transcriptional regulator, with protein sequence MAENDDDGAAVEELLGTRLGYLLKHAQLQLAKHAGPALAPFGLDARELVVLAVLAAGRPLSQLEAARRLGVDRTTMVALVDALEGKGLVERRRSEEDRRRNVVELTERGRRARADAEDAREAAEREFLAPLGEKDAARLVKALQVLIRTPNGP encoded by the coding sequence ATGGCGGAGAATGACGACGACGGGGCCGCGGTCGAGGAGCTGCTCGGCACGCGGCTGGGATACCTGCTCAAGCACGCGCAGCTGCAACTGGCCAAGCACGCCGGGCCCGCACTGGCCCCGTTCGGGCTGGACGCGCGGGAGTTGGTGGTGCTCGCGGTGCTGGCGGCGGGCCGACCGCTGTCGCAACTAGAGGCCGCGCGGCGGCTGGGCGTGGACCGCACGACGATGGTCGCGCTCGTCGACGCGCTGGAGGGCAAAGGGTTGGTGGAGCGGCGCCGCAGTGAGGAGGACCGCCGCCGCAACGTCGTTGAGTTGACGGAGCGGGGCAGACGGGCGCGGGCCGATGCGGAGGACGCCCGCGAGGCGGCGGAACGCGAGTTCCTTGCCCCCCTTGGCGAGAAGGACGCGGCGCGCCTGGTGAAGGCGCTGCAGGTGCTGATCAGAACTCCGAACGGGCCCTGA